A window of the Trichoderma asperellum chromosome 4, complete sequence genome harbors these coding sequences:
- a CDS encoding uncharacterized protein (TransMembrane:1 (o1394-1413i)): MSLPPFSQNGDIARYGEAPVRDIMTGPDRDRYMSDGAPQVPPKSSSSSRAGIVHLPGHYHRHNKSIDDPRSLRPSTSREDSTSSSYPRDRGAMTGTIFSSSRSRAQSPTPSVQSAHTPYSKSSQVEGHASPGHHGKLGLLGRFRRHKDKDDGNAGGSKLKDLPQSTRSLQAKSSKTDLTRPELSPSAFPSTFVLGSGDVSDASETRSLAGPRAATFKNNFPFSKNRRPPRPFECDDTIGPTDRADPGHMYHLDTNLNDMEGILAKPPPLTPMDTSFVNNVDPDSIDSAVSAPKGRWDAPDSWAVRRGTEDTTVQQPEVEDLSSPPRPEEKLTPYFIRIFRSDGTFSTHSMALDATVAEVISQVIKKTYVVDGLENYHIIMRKHDLIRVLTPGERPLLIQKRLLQQLGYEEKDKIEDLGREDIGYLCRFMFLSARESDFHSKTADLGFQKAQKINYVDLSGRNLVTIPISLYLKANDIISLNLSRNLSLDVPRDFIQSCKNLRDIKFNNNEARKLPLSLGRAARLTYLDASNNRLEQLEHAELNALAGLLKMNLANNRLSHLPPYFGAYQALRSLNLSSNFLDSFPPFLCDLQSLVDLDLSFNSISELPEEIGQLKNLEKLLITNNHLSDSVPDTFRDLISLRELDIKYNYITNIDTISELPKLEILYAAHNHISAFVGKFERIRQLKLNSNPLNKFEIQEPLPTLKTLNLSQGQLASIDSAFANMPNLERLVLDKNHFVSLPPQIGTLTRLEHFSIAHNSVGELPPQIGCLTELRVLDVRDNNISKLPMEIWWANRLETFNASSNMLETFPKPASRAPRLPGEEGQGPPPTSNGKALPSGTLSATGSSDELGEERRPSQASSTTLLSVGPTPNIPGADRKSSVVSVYGKGGRKTSVMSRGTTQSQNTVSTSAQSVRKDSGLSSRLTNTFSGSLRNLYLADNRLDDDVFDQITLLAELRVLNLSYNWEVSDMPQRSMKSWPQLVELYLSGNVLTSLPADDLEETSLLQTLYINGNKFTNLPADISRAKKLAVLDCGNNSLKYNIANVPYDWNWNLNPNLRYLNLSGNKRLEIKQTAWGGIDGPGAVNREEYTDFNRLPNLRILGLMDVTLTQPSIPDQSEDRRVRTSGSLAGHLPYGMADTLGKNEHLSTVDLVVPRFNSSETEMLLGLFDGQALSSGGSKIAKYLHENFGLIFAQELKALKTRQSETPADALRRAFLALNKELVTAAVQYTDDRKKKSHRGVTQPVILSREDLNSGGVATVLYLQGTELYVANVGDVQAMVIKTDSKHHILTRKHDPAEVSERSRIREAGGWVSRNGRLNDVLQVSRAFGYVDLMPAVQAAPHVTNMTIRENDDIIVMATSELWEYLPPGLITDIARAERQDLMRAAQKLRDLAMAYGASGKIMVMMISVVDLKRRVERSRLHRGTSMSLYPSGVPAEAPYLLSTRRGRKGKGDVLDSSLNRLEAEIPAPTGNVSIAFTDIKNSTTLWEMYPNAMRSAIKLHNEVMRRQLRRIGGYEVKTEGDAFMVSFPTATSALLWCFAVQMELLDVPWPSEVLNSMSCQPIYDKDNALIFKGLSVRMGIHYGDCVCETDPVTRRMDYFGPMVNKASRISAVADGGQITVSSDFISEIQRCLENYQDTDRNISTGSEASFEDESLAATIRKDLRSLTSQGFEVKEMGEKKLKGLENPEIVYSLYPHALTGRIEYHLQHERREETTDKPTAIMGGELSFDPDAIWSLWKVSLRLEMLCSTLETVRGPGLQPPETELLERMKNRGGEVTERFLINFMEHQVSRIETCVSTLTMRHLAIGGGTLRELNQLRAPMAAVFEAFMAQKEELERYKQKYGELDDDDRSNGVMTADSVEELEDGSDTEQE; this comes from the exons ATGTCCCTGCCTCCCTTTTCCCAAAATGGC GACATTGCGCGGTATGGAGAGGCACCCGTGAGAGACATCATGACCGGGCCCGATCGGGATCGATACATGTCAGATGGCGCGCCCCAGGTGCCGCCGAAatcgtcctcttcctcacgcGCAGGCATCGTCCACCTCCCCGGCCACTATCACCGCCATAACAAGAGCATCGATGATCCAAGGAGCCTGCGGCCGAGCACCAGCAGGGAGGACTCTACGAGCAGTTCATATCCCCGCGACCGAGGAGCCATGACCGGAACaatcttcagcagctcgcGCTCCAGAGCCCAGAGTCCGACGCCGAGCGTTCAAAGTGCGCATACGCCCTACTCAAAGTCAAGCCAGGTGGAGGGACACGCTTCCCCTGGACATCATGGCAAACTTGGGCTGCTCGGTCGTTTTCGACGgcacaaggacaaggacgaTGGCAATGCCGGCGGCTCCAAGTTGAAAGATCTTCCTCAGTCTACAAGATCTTTGCAGGCAAAGTCTTCCAAGACGGATTTGACGCGCCCCGAGCTGTCGCCATCTGCATTCCCATCCACCTTTGTCCTCGGCTCTGGAGACGTCTCTGATGCTTCCGAGACTCGGTCGCTTGCTGGCCCTCGCGCCGCAACCTTCAAGAACAACTTTCCCTTCTCCAAGAACAGGCGACCCCCTCGGCCCTTCGAATGCGACGATACCATAGGCCCGACCGACCGCGCTGACCCTGGCCATATGTACCACCTCGACACGAACTTGAACGATATGGAAGGTATTCTGGCCAAGCCACCCCCATTGACCCCCATGGACACGTCCTTCGTGAATAACGTCGACCCTGACTCCATCGATTCGGCAGTTTCAGCGCCGAAGGGACGCTGGGATGCTCCCGACAGCTGGGCAGTCCGCCGAGGGACCGAGGACACTACGGTACAGCAACCGGAAGTGGAAGACCTCTCAAGCCCACCACGGccggaggagaagctgaCTCCTTACTTTATTCGCATTTTCCGATCGGACGGGACCTTTTCAACACACTCCATGGCTCTGGATGCCACCGTCGCAGAAGTCATATCTCAAGTTATTAAGAAAACCTATGTCGTCGACGGGCTCGAGAACTATCACATAATCATGAGGAAGCATGACCTTATTCGCGTCCTTACGCCGGGCGAGCGGCCATTGCTCATTCAGAAACGACTTTTACAGCAGCTCGGCtatgaagagaaagataaGATAGAGGACCTGGGCCGAGAGGATATCGGCTACTTGTGCCGGTTCATGTTCTTGTCTGCTAGGGAAAGTGACTTCCACTCAAAAACGGCGGATCTAGGCTTTCAGAAAGCGCAGAAGATCAACTATGTTGATCTTTCGGGCCGCAATCTCGTCACCATCCCCATCTCCCTCTATCTTAAGGCTAACGATATCATATCACTCAACCTCTCGCGCAATCTGTCGTTAGATGTGCCAAGAGACTTTATCCAATCTTGCAAGAACCTCCGGGATAtcaaatttaataataacgaAGCAAGAAAATTGCCGCTTAGCCTCGGCCGCGCTGCGAGACTGACCTATCTAGATGCTTCGAATAACAGGTTGGAACAGCTGGAGCATGCCGAATTGAATGCCCTCGCTGGACTTTTGAAGATGAATCTCGCCAACAATCGGTTATCGCACTTGCCTCCTTATTTCGGTGCGTACCAGGCGCTGAGGAGCTTGAATCTTTCTTCCAACTTTTTGGACTCTTTCCCTCCCTTCTTATGCGACTTGCAAAGTCTGGTTGATCTAGACCTAAGCTTCAACAGTATCTCAGAGCTGCCAGAGGAGATTGGCCAGTTGAAGAACCTAGAAAAGCTTCTCATTACCAATAACCATCTAAGTGATAGCGTCCCCGACACGTTTCGAGACCTCATTAGCCTGCGCGAACTTGATATCAAGTACAACTATATCACTAATATTGATACTATATCCGAGCTTCCCAAACTGGAGATTCTATACGCCGCCCACAACCACATCTCGGCCTTTGTTGGTAAATTCGAGCGGATCCGCCAACTCAAGCTGAATTCGAATCCACTGAACAAGTTCGAAATCCAAGAACCGCTTCCGACCCTCAAGACCCTGAACCTTTCACAGGGCCAGCTGGCGAGCATCGACTCCGCCTTTGCGAATATGCCAAATTTAGAGCGCCTGGTTCTTGATAAGAATCACTTTGTCTCGCTGCCGCCCCAGATTGGCACGTTGACTCGTTTGGAACACTTCAGTATTGCCCATAACTCTGTAGGCGAGCTCCCGCCCCAGATTGGTTGCCTAACAGAGCTACGGGTTCTTGATGTTCGAGACAACAACATCTCTAAGCTGCCCATGGAAATTTGGTGGGCTAACAGGCTTGAGACCTTCAATGCCTCTTCTAATATGCTAGAAACCTTCCCTAAACCTGCTTCGCGGGCCCCGAGGCTGCCCGGCGAAGAAGGACAGGGGCCGCCTCCAACATCCAATGGCAAGGCGCTCCCGTCAGGGACTCTTTCCGCCACTGGCAGCTCCGACGAACTAGGAGAGGAGCGCCGACCCAGCCAAGCGTCCAGCACCACCTTGCTGAGCGTTGGTCCAACTCCTAACATACCAGGGGCGGATCGAAAGAGTTCTGTTGTGTCCGTCTACGGAAAGGGCGGGCGTAAGACGTCCGTTATGTCTAGAGGAACGACACAGTCACAGAACACAGTCTCGACTTCGGCCCAATCAGTAAGAAAGGATTCGGGTCTGTCGTCTAGATTGACAAATACGTTTTCTGGGTCGCTGCGAAATCTCTATCTTGCAGACAATCGTCTAGATGACGATGTATTTGATCAAATTACCCTTCTCGCCGAGCTCAGAGTTCTTAACCTGTCATACAACTGGGAGGTCAGCGATATGCCTCAAAGGTCCATGAAGAGTTGGCCGCAGCTTGTAGAGCTGTATCTTTCTGGAAACGTCTTGACGAGTCTTCCGGCTGATGATTTGGAAGAAACAAGCCTTCTTCAAACCCTATATATCAACGGCAACAAATTCACAAATCTTCCGGCTGATATATCAAGAGCGAAGAAGCTTGCGGTTTTGGACTGCGGCAATAATTCTCTCAAGTACAACATTGCCAATGTTCCATATGACTGGAACTGGAATCTGAATCCCAATCTGAGATATCTCAATCTTTCTGGAAACAAGCGGCTAGAGATCAAACAGACTGCTTGGGGCGGCATCGATGGCCCCGGTGCCGTGAATCGGGAGGAATACACCGACTTCAACCGACTCCCCAACTTGAGGATACTTGGATTGATGGACGTCACCCTGACTCAACCCAGCATACCAGACCAGAGCGAAGATAGGCGAGTTAGAACATCCGGGTCACTGGCAGGTCATTTGCCATATGGCATGGCCGACACTCTCGGCAAGAACGAGCATTTGTCGACGGTTGACCTTGTCGTGCCGCGTTTTAACTCGTCAGAAACGGAGATGCTTCTCGGCCTCTTTGATGGCCAGGCACTGTCAAGCGGAGGGTCCAAGATTGCAAAGTATCTGCATGAAAACTTTGGACTCATCTTCGCCCAGGAGCTCAAGGCCTTGAAAACCCGCCAAAGCGAAACACCGGCTGATGCCCTCCGGAGGGCTTTCCTGGCGCTCAACAAAGAACTAGTAACTGCTGCAGTCCAGTATACCGATGATCGCAAGAAGAAATCGCATAGGGGCGTGACCCAGCCGGTCATTCTTAGTAGGGAGGATCTGAATTCCGGAGGAGTCGCCACCGTCTTGTATCTTCAGGGCACAGAGTTGTACGTGGCAAATGTTGGTGATGTCCAAGCTATGGTTATAAAAACCGATAGTAAGCATCACATCTTGACTCGGAAACACGATCCTGCGGAGGTATCAGAACGGTCAAGAATTCGTGAGGCCGGAGGATGGGTTTCTCGCAATGGCCGATTGAACGATGTACTACAAGTATCTCGAGCTTTCGGATATGTTGATTTGATGCCTGCCGTTCAAGCTGCACCTCATGTCACCAACATGACCATTCGGGAGAATGACGACATTATTGTCATGGCTACAAGCGAGCTCTGGGAATATCTTCCACCTGGCCTTATTACAGATATTGCGCGAGCAGAGCGCCAAGATCTCATGCGTGCTGCTCAGAAGCTTCGCGACCTTGCAATGGCTTACGGCGCGTCTGGGAAGATCATGGTTATGATGATTAGTGTAGTCGACCTGAAGAGGAGGGTAGAGCGTTCCCGCCTCCATCGTGGTACAAGTATGTCGCTTTATCCTTCGGGCGTCCCTGCAGAAGCTCCGTATCTTCTTTCTACGAGAAGGGGACGAAAAGGCAAGGGAGATGTCCTCGACTCTTCCCTTAACCGGCTGGAGGCGGAGATCCCGGCACCAACCGGCAACGTCTCTATTGCCTTTACAGATATCAAGAATTCCACGACTCTCTGGGAAATGTACCCCAACGCAATGCGATCAGCCATCAAGTTGCACAACGAAGTCATGCGTCGGCAGCTACGGCGAATTGGAGGTTACGAAGTAAAGACTGAAGGTGACGCCTTCATGGTGTCATTCCCCACCGCGACTTCAGCTCTCCTATGGTGTTTTGCTGTTCAAATGGAACTTCTTGACGTCCCTTGGCCGTCCGAAGTTCTCAATTCAATGTCGTGTCAGCCGATATATGACAAAGACAATGCGCTTATATTCAAAGGGCTGTCTGTTCGTATGGGCATTCATTATGGAGATTGCGTGTGCGAAACAGACCCTGTCACCCGTCGTATGGACTACTTCGGGCCTATGGTCAATAAGGCGTCACGTATATCCGCTGTTGCCGATGGCGGCCAGATTACCGTTTCTTCAGATTTCATTTCTGAAATCCAACGCTGTTTGGAGAATTATCAAGACACTGACCGGAATATCTCAACTGGGTCGGAAGCTTCTTTCGAAGACGAGTCACTTGCGGCTACTATTCGCAAAGACTTGAGGTCTTTGACGTCCCAAGGATTTGAAGTCAAAGAaatgggagagaagaagctaaAGGGTCTAGAAAATCCCGAGATTGTCTACTCTCTATACCCTCATGCCCTCACCGGTCGTATCGAATACCACTTGCAGCATGAACGTCGGGAAGAGACAACAGATAAACCCACTGCCATTATGGGTGGTGAGCTCTCTTTTGATCCGGACGCTATTTGGTCATTGTGGAAAGTCAGCTTGCGTCTTGAGATGCTGTGCAGTACTCTAGAGACAGTTAGAGGACCGGGACTCCAGCCACCCGAGACTGAACTCTTAGAGCGTATGAAGAATAGAGGAGGTGAAGTCACTGAACGCTTCTTGATTAATTTTATGGAACACCAAGTAAGCAGAATAGAG ACTTGTGTATCAACCCTGACGATGCGTCATCTCGCCATTGGCGGCGGAACACTCCGGGAACTTAATCAACTTCGTGCTCCTATGGCCGCTGTATTTGAGGCCTTTATGGCGCAGAAAGAGGAGCTTGAGCGTTACAAGCAAAAATATGGCGAactcgatgacgatgatcgTAGCAACGGGGTTATGACGGCTGACAGTGTCGAAGAATTAGAAGATGGAAGCGATACTGAACAAGAGTAA
- a CDS encoding uncharacterized protein (SECRETED:SignalP(1-18)~TransMembrane:10 (n6-14c18/19o67-84i91-115o121-138i145-162o174-199i211-229o262-287i299-314o320-340i347-373o)~CAZy:GT22), which translates to MEFIDLLLFLVPLLHLLAAPYTKVEESFNLQATHDILVYGTPTHDIHQRLSSTYDHFAFPGAVPRTFVGPVLLAGVSQPLIALAGFQHAQFIVRAVLGGFNAVCLVVFGAAVRAAFGKGAARWWVLFSVTQFHVVFYLSRTLPNMFAFGLTTLASAFLLPKNDASVERTRRRQAIGLLVFATAIFRSELAILLAATGLLALAKSYLSLRELVTFFLASFLAALGLSIPIDSYFWQKPLWPELAGFYYNAVLGSSSNWGVSPWHYYFTSALPRLLLNPLCFPLIGLALYQPGTFRRVQDLVIPSLIFIAVYSIQPHKETRFIFYTVPSLTAAAAVGANFISSRRSKSLLYGLATAILSLSILAGFASSTLMLLLSSLNYPGGDALSQLYAITSNATSPPPHLFVHADVLTCMTGLTLFGQNPHGLPPTLNSTSSSSSSSSSPILFFDKTESSEVLYHQDFWSQFDYVLMEDPSLVLGTWDTIGQIHSYDGIEILRPGQVATAAETLHEEGIKDGVLGQGATIATARDFVRKLTGGWWVGPRMSPRIHIMKQVREDDAV; encoded by the exons ATGGAATTCATAG ATCTCCTCCTGTTCCtcgtgccgctgctgcaccTCCTGGCCGCCCCTTACACCAAAGTCGAGGAGTCCTTCAACCTGCAGGCCACGCACGACATCCTCGTCTACGGCACCCCCACGCACGACATCCACCAGCGGCTGTCCTCCACGTATGACCACTTCGCCTTCCCGGGAGCCGTGCCGCGGACGTTTGTCGGGCCGGTGCTCCTGGCGGGCGTGAGCCAGCCGCTGATTGCCCTGGCTGGGTTCCAGCACGCGCAGTTCATTGTGAGGGCGGTGCTGGGCGGCTTCAATGCCGTGTGCTTGGTCGTctttggagctgctgtcagAGCGGCGTTTGGCAAAGGGGCGGCGAGGTGGTGGGTGTTGTTCAGCGTGACCCAGTTCCATGTGGTGTTTTACTTGAGCAGGACGTTGCCGAATATGTTTGCGTTTGGACTGA CAACTCTGGCATCTGCATTCCTCCTCCCCAAAAACGATGCCTCAGTCGAAAGAACTCGCCGTCGACAGGCAATcggcctcctcgtcttcgcaACAGCCATCTTCCGCTCCGAATTGGCcatcctcctcgccgcaACGGGGCTTCTCGCTCTCGCCAAATCCTATCTCAGTCTGCGAGAACTCGTcaccttcttcctcgcctcCTTCCTCGCCGCACTAGGCCTCTCCATCCCTATTGATTCGTACTTTTGGCAGAAGCCCTTGTGGCCAGAGCTCGCGGGCTTTTACTACAATGCCGTCCTTGGGTCTTCATCCAACTGGGGTGTATCGCCGTGGCATTACTATTTCACTTCCGCTCTGCCGCGCCTTTTGCTCAATCCCCTGTGCTTCCCTCTCATCGGATTGGCTCTCTATCAGCCCGGAACCTTTCGTCGAGTTCAGGATCTGGTCATTCcatctctcatcttcattgccGTATACTCTATTCAACCTCATAAAGAAACCCGCTTCATCTTCTACACTGTCCCTTCgctcactgctgctgccgccgtaGGCGCCAACTTCATCTCTTCACGCCGATCTAAATCGCTACTCTACGGCCTCGCTACTGCGATCCTGtccctctccatcctcgcaGGCTTTGCCTCAAGTACCCTCATGCTCctcctctcatctctcaACTACCCCGGCGGCGATGCGCTCTCTCAGCTCTACGCCATCACTTCAAACGCCActtcgcctcctcctcatttATTCGTCCACGCAGACGTCTTGACTTGCATGACCGGCCTCACCCTCTTTGGTCAAAACCCTCATGGCCTCCCTCCAACTCTAAATTCCACATcttcgtcctcctcctcttcttcttctccgattCTGTTTTTCGACAAGACAGAGTCAAGCGAAGTGCTATATCACCAAGATTTCTGGTCCCAGTTCGACTACGTCTTAATGGAAGATCCATCCCTCGTCCTCGGAACGTGGGACACCATCGGCCAGATACACAGCTACGACGGCATCGAAATTTTACGGCCTGGACAAGTTGCTACGGCAGCAGAAACACTGCATGAGGAAGGAATCAAAGACGGTGTTCTTGGACAGGGCGCAACAATTGCTACCGCTAGGGATTTCGTAAGAAAGTTGACTGGAGGCTGGTGGGTTGGGCCACGCATGTCTCCTCGAATCCACATCATGAAACAAGTCCGTGAAGATGATGCCGTATAG